The following coding sequences lie in one Aspergillus puulaauensis MK2 DNA, chromosome 3, nearly complete sequence genomic window:
- a CDS encoding uncharacterized protein (COG:E;~EggNog:ENOG410QDKW;~InterPro:IPR004841;~PFAM:PF13520,PF00324;~TransMembrane:12 (i48-67o73-93i113-132o152-176i188-205o237-255i276-297o328-348i381-401o407-433i453-474o486-505i);~go_component: GO:0016020 - membrane [Evidence IEA];~go_process: GO:0055085 - transmembrane transport [Evidence IEA]) has translation MGAEKDDMPDHIDNGNNDTDTQIATKEEIPPTDGNQLQRRLSYRQVQIMAMGGSIGTALFINIGSALAKGGPLSTLLAFIFYSCILSCVNNCIAEMTVLHPAPGGFIRMAGKWVDDAFGFMAGWNFFIYEALTVPFEITALTMTLGFWRDDIPAGAVCAACIVTYSCLSIFAVKVYGEAEFWGSSSKILLIIILFSFTFVSMVGGNPQHDAFGFRHWRDPGPMAEYVTKGYLGRFEGFLGAFWIASFTTVGPEYVTLIAAEVKHPRTYVKKAFQTIFFRFGFFFILGAIAVGILVPYNDKALVAAFITNTTDGTSSSGSPFIIAMRNLGVSGLPHLVNALLVTTIFSARNTYMYCATRSLYGLSLEGRAPRILQKCTKQGVPIYCVLITMLFPLLSLMQLGNSSSQALAWLTNILTAGGLINYFTMAVTYLFFYRACKVQGVDRSKFPYFGYFQPYTAWIGVIGEGCVILFFGYESFRPWNLTSFFTNYTLVVFAIITFTSWKLLHQTKLVKPTEADLVWERPIVDSYERSTLSKPQGFWAEMFEWIGLKQEVEEGFRPAV, from the exons ATGGGTGCCGAAAAGGACGACATGCCCGATCATATCGACAATGGAAACAATGATACCGATACCCAGATCGCaacgaaagaagaaatccccCCTACCGATGGCAATcagctccagcgccgcctcaGCTACCGCCAGGTCCAGATCATGGCCATGGGTGGCTCGATCGGTACCGCCCTGTTCATCAATATCGGCAGTGCCCTCGCAAAAGGCGGCCCATTGAGCACTctcctcgccttcatctTTTACTCGTGCATTCTATCCTGCGTGAACAACTGCATCGCTGAGATGACGGTCCTACACCCAGCCCCTGGAGGCTTTATTCGGATGGCTGGCAAATGGGTTGACGACGCCTTTGGCTTCATGGCCGGGtggaacttcttcatctATGAAGCCCTCACTGTGCCGTTTGAAATCACCGCTTTGACGATGACCCTGGGCTTCTGGAGGGACGATATCCCTGCAGGCGCTGTGTGCGCTGCATGCATCGTCACCTATTC TTGCTTGAGCATCTTTGCTGTGAAGGTCTACGGAGAAGCAGAGTTCTGGGGCTCTAGCAGCAAAATACTTTTGATTATTATCCTATTCTCGTTTACCTTTGTGTCCATGGTCGGGGGAAACCCCCAGCATGACGCATTCGGGTTCCGCCACTGGAGGGACCCTGGCCCTATGGCTGAATATGTCACTAAAGGGTACTTGGGCCGGTTTGAGGGCTTTCTGGGTGCGTTCTGGATTGCCAGCTTTACTACTGTTGGGCCGGAGTATGTTACTCTGATTGCGGCGGAGGTGAAACACCCTCGTACGTATGTGAAGAAGGCCTTCCAGACGATTTTCTTCCGgttcggcttcttcttcatcctgggCGCGATTGCTGTTGGTATCCTGGTACCATACAATGACAAGGCGTTGGTGGCTGCCTTTATCACCAACACTACGGACGGAACCTCGTCGTCTGGATCTCCTTTCATCATAGCTATGCGTAATCTCGGGGTCAGTGGCTTGCCTCACCTGGTGAATGCCTTGTTGGTCACAAcgatcttctccgccagaaACACCTATATGTACTGCGCAACTCGCAGTTTGTATGGCCTCTCCCTAGAAGGCCGAGCTCCTCGGATCCTGCAGAAATGCACCAAGCAGGGTGTCCCGATCTACTGTGTCCTGATAACGATGTTGTTCCCACTGCTTTCTCTGATGCAGCTCGGCAACAGCTCATCCCAAGCGCTGGCCTGGTTGACCAACATCCTTACCGCAGGAGGCCTGATCAACTACTTCACCATGGCCGTCACAtacctcttcttctaccGCGCCTGCAAGGTCCAAGGCGTCGACCGCAGCAAGTTCCCCTACTTTGGCTATTTCCAGCCCTATACCGCCTGGATAGGAGTCATCGGCGAAGGCTGCGTGATACTATTCTTCGGTTATGAAAGCTTCAGACCTTGGAATCTTACTAGTTTCTTCACAAATTATACCCTGGTTGTGTTTGCCATTATCACCTTCACATCCTGGAAGCTTCTCCACCAAACGAAGCTGGTCAAACCGACAGAGGCAGACTTGGTTTGGGAGCGACCGATCGTGGATAGCTATGAGCGCTCGACGCTTTCGAAGCCGCAGGGATTTTGGGCGGAGATGTTTGAGTGGATTGGTTTGAAgcaggaggttgaggagggctTTAGACCTGCAGTGtga